The nucleotide sequence ATTCAGCTGGCAGAAGAGCGTCTGGTGAATATTCCTGCTATCCAGTCTGTCTACGCCAGAACCGGTGAAAAGCGGACAATAGGCACACTGTCGCTGACTCTGGTTGACTGGCAGTACCGGGAACCGGCTCCGGAAGTTATGACACAGATAAAAGAACAGCTGTCTGTTTTTTCCGGACTTGATATCCTGGTTAACCGGCAAAAAGACGGGCCACCTGCAGGTATACCATTAAGTCTGACCATCTTCTCTGAAAACCTTGCGCATCTTAATGACAGTTTGAGAACCGTAGAGCGCATTCTGAGAAAACACCCCAAGATCGTGAATATCGAACATAATGGTTCAACACCCGGTTATGAGTGGCAGATGAACATTGATCGCACTCAGGCAGCAAGGTTCGGTGCGGATGTCACTACGACGGGAAGCGTAATTCAGATGGTAACCTCCGGACTGACGGTTGGCAGCTATCGTCCGGATAACAGTAATGATGAAGTCGATATTCGTATACGTCTTCCTGAGCAGGACAGGCATCTGGAGAGTATCGACAGGCTGAGACTGATGACCGCAGCAGGACTGGTGCCTATCAGTCATTTTACTGAACGCAGTATTGCCAGCCAGCTGGATAATATCAACCACACCGATGGTCTGCGCAGTGTCAATATTGGGGGTGAACTGCTTGAAGGAGAGCAGCTGGGCAAGATTCTGCCTGATCTTTTTGCCGAAATAGAGGCTAGCGGTTTAGCGGATGGCGTCACCGTTGAAATTAAGGGTGAACAGGCTGATCAGCAGGAAAGCCAGACCTTCCTGATCAAGGCGTTTGCCGTGGCCCTGTTCGTTATGGCAATGATTCTCGTCAGTCAGTTCAACAGTTTTTACCAGGCCTTTTTAATCATGTCTGCAGTTGTGCTGTCTACCGGTGGGGTATTTATCGGGCTGCTGATTACCGGACAGCCTTTTGGCATTGTGATGAGTGGCATTGGCGTCATCTCACTGGCTGGTATCATCGTCAACAATAATATTGTACTGATTGATACCTATAATACTCTCAGGGCAAGAGGAATGGACGCTACCCAGGCAGTCCTGCGCACCGGAGCCCAGCGTTTAAGACCTGTTCTGCTGACTACCGTCACAACCGTTCTTGGCTTGCTGCCCATGGTGCTGTCAGTCAATCTTGATCTGTTTGCCCATAAGATTGATATTGGCGCGCCATCGACGCAGATGTGGAATCAGCTCTCAGTTGCCATTGTCAGTGGGCTGTCATTTGCCACGGTGCTGACACTCTTTATTACACCGTGCCTGCTGGTAATGGCAGGCAGGATAGAGGATCGCAGGGCAGCTCGTGGAACAGAGGTTACTGAAGACGTTTCAAACCTTTTATAAAGAAGGAAGAGAAAGAAGGAAGAGGCCGATGTAACGGGAGGGTAGGTTTGATATCGATAGCCCAGTCACGGTTATAGCTGCATAAGCTTGGGTTTACGTGAATGAAACCACCTCGAAACCCAGTCCTCACGCACCCACGCAGCCATTCAGGCACCTTGCCAGGCTAAGGCTGCCACTTTCCCTTAGTTTGAACCCAATCGGCCATATATGCCCTGTCAGCCCGTTCCTGGTGACGAATGGGTAAACAGCCGTTAAAGCCCTTTAAAACAGGTGTTACAGGCGGGTGGCTGGGCTGGTTTTGGAGATGGTTGGGTTCGTGAGAATCGGACACGTCGATATGGTTTGATATATAGTGTCCGATTCCTCGCAATCCCAACAAAATCAATAGGATCAATGAATATGGAACCGGACATGTCCGATTTAGAATCGGACAAGCTTTTTACTCTGCCTGTTTGGCTGGGTTGTATATGTTGATGGTGTTCTGTCCTCCCATGACAATGACTTGTCCGATTCCACTGGCTCTTATTGGCTCCTTCTCAGGTTCTTTTTTGTCTTTGTTAGTCTTGCTAACTATTTCCGAAAAAAGGTTAACAATTTTCTCTTTATCAGCCATGAGCTACTCCTTCATGCCACCGCTTTAACCAATTTAATTAGCTTTGTTCTGTCCCTTGGAACACCCTCATCCAAGCAGAATTCATATGCAGCAGCTATCAGTGCTGCTTTCTTATCTGCTGATGCTACTACTTCTACCTGCTCCAGCGCCCCCTCAACAACTTCAATTACTTCCTTTAATAAATCTTCGCGTAATGGCTCGTTTTCATTTTCCGAAACTTCTTCCCCTATTAGTAGCCACCGGAGGGAAACATCTGAAAACGACTTCGCCATACCGATAAAAATATCGAGAGATGGTTTGCTTTTTCCATTTTCAACCTCTGACAGATGGCTCTGAGATACCGATACAAGCTTGCAGAACTGATTTTGAGTCAAATTTCTCTCTTTTCTGACTTCCTTAATACGAAAATTAATATCGGACATGCGATTTTCCTATTGACAAATATCGTGTAAGCGATATTCTGTATCCGTGGAGTAGATAAAAAAGATTGATAAATATTTTTATCCATCACGGATATTACACGAAAAGTCCACGATTTTAAGGAGGCCGTATGGTAACTCAAACGATTGAGCTAGCAGCTGAGCCGGGAGCATTACTTTATCGTCAGGTCAAAGCTGGTTTTTGCTTGCAAGGTTTGACGTTTAAAGACGGCTGTGAAGCAGTTGGCGTTAATAGGGAAAACGCACGCAAAGCCCTTTTTGGCTTATGGAATGGTCCTAAAGCTGAACTGGTTCGGGTGCGTTTATATGAAGCAGCTGGCTTCAGTGCTGAGGGGTAGTGGTTATGTCCAACTCCAACCTATCAGCAGAATGGTACACAGCACAGGAGTTAGCAGGTCTACCACTAATGCCCTCTTCTGATCGCAGCATCAGGAGATTGGGGCTTGAGCCATGCAGAGCAAGAACAAAAGGCAAAGGCTACGAATACCACATAACCAGCCTCCCCAAAGAAACCCAGCGGGCGCTAAAAATCCGCCACACCAAGCGCCAGCAGGCTGAAGAAAAGCAGACCGAAAAGGTCAACAGCGCCAGCCTTATGGGCAGCCTGGCCGCTGGCAAGATGCTGGAAGAGCAGAAAGAACAAGAGCTGAAAAAAGCCGTTGCCTTCAACAACCTCAACCCCAAAGAACAGGCCAGGGTGCGGGCACGTTCTGAAGTGCTGGCCGCCTGGGAAGTCTTCATCACCGATCTGGAAAAGATTGAGCCAGCCACCCGTGCCTTTATAGAAGCCTTCAACAGCCACAGCCTGGAACTGCCCGAGATCGTCACCACCTTTGTACCCAAGGTCAGCCGTGCCACCCTGATGCGCTGGCGTGGTGCTTATGCTGAGCATGGCCCGGCGGGTCTGGCCTGTCATTACAAGGCGGTCAAGGTCAGCCTGATCGACAGCCAGCCGGAACTGCTGGACTTTGCTGAAGGCATTATGGCGAAGATGCCCCACACCTCACCCGCCAACATGCTGCGAGCCATGGAAGGGCAGTTTGACCAGCGGGACGATATCCGCCTGCCTGCCAAGCGAAGCATCGGCAGCTGGATGGCTGGCTGGAAAGTGAAGAACAAACGCCTGTTCACCGCCGTCGCCAACCCCGACGCCTATAAGAACAGCTACCTCACCGCCGCCGGTGACGCCGCCGAGAACGTCGTGCGCCTGAACCAACTCTGGGAAATGGACTCCTCCCCGGCAGACCTTATGTGTACCGATGGCCGGTTCACCATTATCTCCTGCATTGATGTCTACTCCCGCCGTGCCGTGTTCCAGGTGCGTAAAAGCTCCGACAGTTACGGCGTGGTACTCACTGCCCGTAAGGCACTGCTGGACTGGGGCGTCGACGGGCAGGGCGAGCAGCGTATCCGGGTGGACAACGGTTCCGACTACGCCAGCCACTACTTCCAGAAAGTCGCCGACACCCTGGACATCAAGCTGGTCTCCACCGATCCCTACGCCGGTGAGCAGAAGCCCTTTGTAGAAAGACTGTTCCGCACCTTTGCCCACGGCCTGGTGGAGTTGCTGCCCGGCTTTATCGGTCACAACGTCGCCGAACGCAAGGCGATAGAAGCACAGTTCAGCTTTGCCGACCGGCTCAAGCGCAAGGCAGGCAGCAGCAAGAACGTGATCGAAGTCACCCTGAGCAGTGACGACCTGCAAACGTTCTGTGACCGCTGGATTGACACCTTTTATATGCACAACAGCCACGACGGGCTGAACGGCAAAACCCCCAACCAGATGGTGCAGGAATGGATGGAAC is from Endozoicomonas gorgoniicola and encodes:
- a CDS encoding helix-turn-helix domain-containing protein → MSDINFRIKEVRKERNLTQNQFCKLVSVSQSHLSEVENGKSKPSLDIFIGMAKSFSDVSLRWLLIGEEVSENENEPLREDLLKEVIEVVEGALEQVEVVASADKKAALIAAAYEFCLDEGVPRDRTKLIKLVKAVA
- a CDS encoding Mu transposase C-terminal domain-containing protein — its product is MSNSNLSAEWYTAQELAGLPLMPSSDRSIRRLGLEPCRARTKGKGYEYHITSLPKETQRALKIRHTKRQQAEEKQTEKVNSASLMGSLAAGKMLEEQKEQELKKAVAFNNLNPKEQARVRARSEVLAAWEVFITDLEKIEPATRAFIEAFNSHSLELPEIVTTFVPKVSRATLMRWRGAYAEHGPAGLACHYKAVKVSLIDSQPELLDFAEGIMAKMPHTSPANMLRAMEGQFDQRDDIRLPAKRSIGSWMAGWKVKNKRLFTAVANPDAYKNSYLTAAGDAAENVVRLNQLWEMDSSPADLMCTDGRFTIISCIDVYSRRAVFQVRKSSDSYGVVLTARKALLDWGVDGQGEQRIRVDNGSDYASHYFQKVADTLDIKLVSTDPYAGEQKPFVERLFRTFAHGLVELLPGFIGHNVAERKAIEAQFSFADRLKRKAGSSKNVIEVTLSSDDLQTFCDRWIDTFYMHNSHDGLNGKTPNQMVQEWMEPVRRIDNERVLDLLLEPIPGNKGERTVQKKGIKLDGGWYVAGELGSRVGDRLMVRYDSADIGRIYLFELSGAFVCMAENPAITGISREELARAMKKEQKKIAEQKAELKKKGRKIDQSELVEKIFVRREREIAEQQANVTQLPRRSQEHTTDYLAGASEALSAADQAAEQRAKEENPSPELQRAMTDFINQNKLPPDATPAQKAETPYARFRRWYQLQERQEAGETLSEFELRWKEGQETTSEWEGHKLILDEFGIETFNEG